The following proteins are co-located in the Ensifer sp. WSM1721 genome:
- a CDS encoding response regulator transcription factor, whose amino-acid sequence MTLRIVVVDDHLIILDGLRRLIEAESGWCVVATCRSARRAIEVVTTEMVDLVVLDLRMPDMNGIELIRRLRSDRPDLPLIVLTADISDEHLAEATRYRVNGIVLKEQAPSALVECIRAVAAGRTCFTDQTLKAALERIREGDVAREQVLEKLTPREIEVSRLAAAGLRSREIAARLGIAPGTVKLHLHSVYSKLDITTRVELANLSRRLQLGSD is encoded by the coding sequence ATGACTCTGCGCATCGTTGTCGTCGATGACCATCTGATCATCTTGGACGGCTTGCGCCGTTTGATCGAAGCCGAGTCGGGCTGGTGCGTCGTCGCGACATGCAGAAGCGCTCGACGCGCGATCGAGGTCGTCACGACCGAAATGGTCGATCTCGTGGTCCTCGATCTGCGGATGCCGGACATGAACGGGATCGAACTCATTCGTCGCCTCCGCAGCGACCGGCCGGATTTGCCGCTCATCGTTCTTACCGCCGATATCAGCGACGAGCATCTCGCCGAAGCTACGCGGTATCGTGTCAATGGTATCGTACTCAAGGAGCAGGCGCCAAGTGCGTTGGTCGAATGCATCCGGGCGGTAGCGGCCGGTCGCACCTGTTTCACCGATCAAACATTGAAAGCCGCGCTTGAGCGGATCCGTGAAGGCGACGTCGCGCGTGAGCAGGTTCTGGAGAAATTGACACCACGCGAAATCGAGGTCTCCCGGCTTGCGGCCGCAGGGCTGCGCAGCCGAGAGATCGCCGCCAGACTTGGAATCGCACCGGGCACCGTCAAGCTTCACCTCCATAGCGTTTACAGTAAACTCGACATCACCACGCGTGTGGAACTCGCCAACCTCTCGCGAAGGCTGCAGCTTGGATCTGATTGA
- a CDS encoding GDSL-type esterase/lipase family protein, whose protein sequence is MKMRHLGLLLCGLLGLYLLISPVYALLHFRQFASLTPHLMRYVIIPGLLGFAFVAVGLFAKPRSSVMVGTCGLSVLAGLFLFEAMLTVKGLSVQLGMLGRLSEAQAETLGRMTNAVRGFTLRDLNRRSGTDELSKALLSGFPSSQVVLCTSESDIVSYTADRYGFNNPDQVYGGKLDLVLLGDSFVEGFCLPPGEDLASQLRNGGLAAVSLGIRGNGPLLELAMLGRFGEELRPRHVMMAFFEGNDWENLEKELTVPWLRAALSSEANFGSQSTAQETMRAARMIMGERNKRPVTMADLVSKTAMIRNFVALQQTFTQLGVIYPKIAHTIPEFRDTLNRAKALTESWGGTFTLVYVPRADRFMGSLSSDRIIDQLKTMVLDAAKAEGIAVVDLHKAFRSHPEPARMYAPDHHFSREGASLAADVILRHLGAIEQSPKNIAVIK, encoded by the coding sequence ATGAAGATGCGGCATCTTGGGCTCCTGTTATGTGGGCTCCTCGGCTTGTACCTTTTGATCAGTCCCGTTTACGCTTTGCTGCACTTTAGACAATTCGCATCTTTGACCCCGCATCTGATGCGCTATGTGATAATACCCGGACTGCTGGGATTTGCATTCGTGGCCGTTGGTCTGTTTGCAAAACCCCGCTCGTCCGTGATGGTGGGCACCTGCGGCTTGAGCGTATTAGCAGGCCTGTTCCTTTTCGAAGCAATGCTCACCGTCAAGGGCCTCTCGGTTCAATTGGGGATGCTCGGTCGCCTGAGCGAAGCGCAAGCCGAAACGCTCGGGCGCATGACGAATGCCGTTCGTGGCTTTACGCTTCGTGACCTCAACCGTCGGTCCGGTACCGACGAGCTTTCTAAAGCCTTGCTGTCTGGCTTTCCGTCGTCGCAGGTGGTGCTGTGCACATCGGAAAGCGACATCGTCAGCTACACCGCAGACCGCTACGGTTTCAACAATCCGGACCAGGTATATGGCGGCAAGCTGGATTTGGTGCTCCTTGGGGATTCCTTTGTTGAAGGCTTCTGCCTGCCTCCGGGCGAGGACCTTGCATCGCAGTTGCGGAACGGCGGCCTTGCCGCTGTAAGCTTAGGCATAAGGGGAAACGGTCCTCTGCTCGAACTCGCGATGCTGGGCCGTTTCGGCGAGGAGCTCCGGCCCCGGCACGTCATGATGGCGTTCTTCGAAGGCAATGACTGGGAGAATCTCGAGAAGGAGCTGACGGTGCCATGGCTCCGCGCCGCGCTCTCATCGGAGGCAAATTTCGGATCGCAGTCGACCGCGCAAGAGACCATGCGAGCCGCCCGGATGATAATGGGAGAGCGAAACAAACGGCCGGTAACGATGGCCGACTTGGTTTCAAAAACCGCCATGATCCGCAATTTCGTCGCCCTGCAGCAAACTTTCACGCAGCTTGGGGTGATCTACCCGAAGATTGCTCACACCATACCGGAGTTCAGGGATACGTTGAACCGTGCGAAAGCGCTGACCGAGAGCTGGGGCGGCACTTTTACCCTGGTCTATGTGCCGAGGGCCGACCGATTCATGGGCTCGCTCTCGTCGGATCGTATCATCGATCAACTCAAGACGATGGTGCTCGATGCGGCTAAAGCAGAAGGTATTGCAGTGGTCGATCTCCACAAAGCTTTTCGCAGCCATCCCGAACCTGCGCGTATGTATGCCCCGGACCATCATTTCAGCCGTGAGGGCGCAAGTCTTGCCGCAGATGTGATCTTGCGCCACCTGGGAGCGATCGAACAAAGCCCGAAGAATATCGCCGTAATTAAATGA
- a CDS encoding carbamoyltransferase: MRILGISAFYHDSAAAMIEDGRIVAAAQEERFTRKKHDPGFPANAIDYCLAAAECDMAQVDHVVFYDKPFLKFERLLETYLATAPKGFRSFRMAMPLWIKEKLFQKKLLRQQLGKLAGSKHWTGSLLFTEHHLAHAASAFFPSPYASAAVLTMDGVGEWCTTSLGHGRGNSLDILKEIRFPHSLGLLYSAFTYYTGFKVNSGEYKVMGLAPYGRPLFVNKILDNLIDLREDGSFRLDQRYFNYCTGLTMTSPAFHQLFGAEPRKPESPLTQREMDLAASIQAVTEEVVMRLARFARRETGERHLCLAGGVALNCVANGKLLKERIFDDIWIQPAAGDAGGAVGAALAAWHGYLAKDRVPAERDGMAGAYLGPAYDQADIEKRLRTAGAIYTVLGDDALIAATVDSLVQEKAVGWVQGRMEFGPRALGGRSILGDPRSPTMQKTLNLKVKYRESFRPFAPSVRREDVAEWFDIDTDSPYMLLVGDVLDRRRLRQSPDEAMLFGIDRLNVPRSEIPAVTHVDYSARVQTVHRDTNPRYWELLTAFKERTGCPVLVNTSFNVRGEPIVCTPEDAFRCFMGTEIECLVIGNCFLRKEDQPANLRQDYKETFELD, translated from the coding sequence ATGCGTATTCTCGGTATCTCGGCGTTTTACCACGACAGCGCAGCAGCGATGATCGAGGATGGGCGCATCGTTGCCGCCGCTCAGGAGGAGCGCTTCACGCGCAAGAAGCACGACCCTGGCTTTCCGGCCAATGCCATCGATTACTGCCTGGCCGCGGCCGAGTGCGACATGGCGCAAGTCGATCATGTCGTCTTTTATGACAAGCCGTTCCTGAAGTTCGAGCGGTTGCTGGAAACCTACCTTGCGACAGCTCCCAAGGGCTTTCGCTCGTTCAGGATGGCGATGCCGCTCTGGATCAAGGAAAAGCTGTTTCAGAAGAAGCTGTTGCGCCAGCAGCTCGGCAAGCTTGCAGGATCGAAGCACTGGACCGGCTCCCTTTTGTTCACGGAGCATCACCTGGCGCACGCGGCCAGCGCTTTCTTTCCTTCTCCCTACGCAAGCGCCGCGGTCTTGACGATGGATGGCGTCGGCGAGTGGTGCACGACGTCACTCGGCCATGGCCGCGGCAACAGTCTCGATATCTTAAAGGAGATACGCTTCCCGCATTCTCTCGGGCTGCTTTACTCCGCGTTCACGTACTACACGGGCTTCAAGGTCAATTCCGGCGAATACAAGGTGATGGGCCTTGCGCCTTACGGCCGCCCGCTCTTTGTGAACAAGATTCTCGACAACCTGATCGATCTGCGGGAGGACGGCTCGTTCAGGCTCGATCAGCGTTACTTCAACTACTGCACAGGCCTGACGATGACGTCACCGGCCTTTCATCAACTGTTCGGGGCCGAGCCGAGAAAGCCGGAATCCCCTTTGACTCAACGGGAAATGGATCTGGCCGCCTCGATACAGGCGGTAACGGAAGAGGTCGTCATGAGGCTTGCCCGCTTCGCCCGGCGGGAAACAGGCGAGCGTCATCTGTGCCTTGCCGGCGGCGTGGCCCTGAACTGCGTGGCAAACGGCAAGCTCCTGAAGGAACGCATTTTCGACGACATCTGGATCCAGCCCGCCGCTGGTGACGCGGGTGGGGCGGTCGGCGCGGCGCTTGCGGCCTGGCATGGATACCTCGCCAAGGATCGCGTTCCCGCTGAACGGGATGGGATGGCAGGCGCCTATCTCGGGCCGGCCTACGATCAGGCCGATATCGAAAAACGCTTGAGGACGGCGGGGGCGATTTACACGGTGCTGGGCGACGATGCGCTGATAGCGGCCACGGTGGATTCGCTTGTCCAGGAGAAGGCGGTCGGATGGGTGCAAGGGCGCATGGAATTCGGGCCGCGCGCCTTGGGCGGCCGGTCGATATTGGGCGATCCGCGTTCGCCGACAATGCAGAAGACACTCAATCTCAAGGTCAAATACCGAGAAAGCTTCCGTCCCTTCGCTCCCTCGGTCAGGCGCGAGGATGTGGCGGAATGGTTCGATATCGACACCGACAGTCCGTATATGTTGCTTGTGGGAGATGTACTCGATCGGCGCAGACTGCGCCAAAGCCCTGACGAGGCAATGCTGTTCGGCATAGACCGGTTGAACGTTCCGCGTTCAGAGATTCCAGCCGTGACACATGTCGATTATTCGGCGAGGGTACAGACGGTGCATCGGGACACCAACCCGCGCTATTGGGAACTGCTGACCGCGTTCAAGGAGAGGACCGGCTGTCCTGTGCTCGTCAATACGAGCTTCAACGTCCGCGGCGAGCCTATTGTCTGCACTCCGGAGGACGCCTTCCGGTGCTTCATGGGGACGGAGATCGAGTGCCTGGTTATCGGCAACTGCTTTCTGCGGAAAGAGGATCAACCCGCGAACCTCAGGCAGGACTACAAGGAGACCTTTGAGCTCGACTAA
- a CDS encoding DUF5989 family protein encodes MELVRELWTYMGVRKKFWLLPIFIVLGVFGALVVLTQGTAVAPFVYTLF; translated from the coding sequence ATGGAACTGGTACGTGAACTCTGGACCTATATGGGCGTCCGCAAGAAGTTCTGGCTCCTGCCAATATTCATCGTGCTCGGTGTTTTCGGTGCGTTGGTGGTCTTGACCCAAGGCACGGCAGTGGCGCCGTTCGTCTATACCTTGTTCTAG